GAAGAGCAGCCACAcacagctgggcttctgggtctgCTGTCACACTCAGCTGGTGCCACAGGTAGGCAGAAAAGCTATTTCTCAGAGCTTCTTAGCCTTGGAATTGAGGAATGGTGTGGGCCCCAGCAATCTTAATTATGCTTTCTCCAAATGCTTTGTGAACCCCCAGAATCTGAGAGAGgtttcagttaatttagaaagtttattttgccagggTTGAGGACACACACCCATGACTCAGGAGGTCCTgaagacatgtgcccaaggtggttagagcacagtttggttttatccattttagggagacatgagacatcgatcaacatatgtaagatgaacattggttcagtctggaaaggcgggacTACTCGAAGCAGGGAGGGGACTTCCAGGTCGTAAGTACATAAGAGacaatggttgcattcttttgagtttctgattgacctctccaaaggaggcaatcagatatgcatttatttcagtgagcagaggggtgactttgaatagaataggaggcaggtttgccctaagcagctcccagcttgacttttccctttagcttagtgatttgggggttcaagatattttcctttcacagcttTAAGCCACTCTTTTTCCTAGGTGACATTTTAGTTTATCAGGTCACAGGTTGCTGGCACACTCATCCCTGTTCTCAAATATCTTTTAAACCTGAGTGAAATGACAATTGAGGGAAACTCATttacagaaagacaaagaagaccatGTAAATTTGCACTAAAGCATAAATCTTCAGTCTCTCTAAAATGATTTTCTCTGAATTCTGAATACCTGACATAGTAGAATATTGGATTCTTGCATAAACCCTTGACGTTCACAACATGTTTGTTTAGTGGGCAGTGAAAATTGTTAACCTGGCttattattaaaaggaaaaatacaggtTTCTGAAAGGATTTCTTGCTTGATGTCACCCAGGTAACCATGCTAGGAGACAGATCTGATATTAAAATTCCTTCAGCTAGCTGGATTACAAACCTTCTAGGGTTGCTGACCTCTGAAATCCAGGTGATTTTGATAATTTGGAGTTTAGTGATATATAATCAGGTTTTCCAGacctgtgttttttttgtttttgtttttttgtttttcacctcTGCCCAAATTCTTACAGAATTTGGTCATAAGTGCTTTCTCCTGAGTGATAGGATGGGAAGGAAGAGATTTAAGAACTGGAAACACTGAGAGGATTACACATCTGTTGAGCACAAACTCCAGGGCTTGATTTTTGTCAGGTTCTGTTCTGGGCTTGAAAACACGTTCAGTCATGATTTGTGCCTTTAAGGAGTCACTACCTGTGCATGGGCAATTCTTCTTTAAGTCTGGAAAGGATGGTGATTAAAGTAGATGGAGTATCAGGTTCTCAGCTTACCTGGGCTCTTTCTTTCACGCACTTGTGGGACTAATTGAGAGttattttattcactcattgacTCATTTATTACCCTTGAACTGCTTATTTGTTCCACGTTAAAGGAAACAAGGAATTAGGAATCTGGGTTTTATTCCCACTCATACCACAAACTGATTGTGTGACTAAGTGGGCAATTTGACTGCTCCTTACCTGAGTTCATACGTTTGTAAAATGCACATCATAATTCTTGCCCTAAGTGACTGTATTGGTTACTTTTGAGAATCAAGTGAGAAAAATGGATATTGTAGCATTTTGGCAAATATTTAATGTACCCCTATGAGACAGTATTATTGTTTTTAGGCCGGTGGTTCTAAACTTCAGTATGAGTAATGATCCTTAGAGAATATATGAAAATGCTTATTACTGAGCCTACATTCACAGATTCTGAGGGTCTGTGACcgaggaatctgcattttaagagGCACTTCAAGTAATTATGATGCAAATGGTCCAAGAATTCCACTGAAAAATACTGGTGTGTCTGCAGAATATTGGGGAATTCCTCAGCAAGGTGTCTGTTTTCAGGATGATCTGGGGGCCCTCATCTTGAAGCCTTTGCCTTGGGTTTATCTGTACATACTCAGAAGGGATTTCTCTTATTTCTCATGTTTGTCTGCATGCCATGCAAGGGGCTTACACTCAATAGGTGCTTAGTGGAAATGTGCTGGCCTGCCCTACATGCAGAAAACCATGATTCTGCAGGTGAATGGGCTGGAGTGTAAgcagtcttttattttctttttttaaatagcaatgcAGAGTCCTCAGAGAAGAGATTCAGAATGAACAGCTTTGTGTCAGACTTTGGAAGACCTCTGGAGCCAGATAAAGTATTTTCTCGCCAAGGCAATGAGGAGTCCAGGTCTCTCTTTCACTGCTACATCAATGAGGTGGAACGCTTGGACAGAGCCAAAGCTTGTCACCAGACCACAGCCCTTGACAGTGATGTCCAACTCCAGGAAGCCATCAGAAGCAGTGGGCAGCCAGAGGAGGAGCTGAACAGGCTCATGAAGTTTGACATCCCCAACTTTGTGAACACAGACCAGAACTCCTTTGGGGAGGATGATCTTCTGATTTCTGAACCACCTATTGTTCTGGAAACTAAGCCACTTTCCCAGACCTCACATAAAGACCTGGATTGAGAAACATGCTCTGTAAAGGGTCTTCCTGAAGATGTGCATTCTATCTTTATGTAGCAAGAAATCTACATCCACCAAaattgtgtgtgtttgggggagagagagacatagagagagagacagagaggcagagaagagACCCCTTTAGAAGAGAGCTGAGCTGATTAAGCtgagtggttttttgttttgttttgttttgctttttaatacaTTTGGAGCTTTGGGAGTATTAAAGTATTtacaccaagcttgtccaacccgcggCATGTgtcccaggacagctttgaatgtggcccaatataaattttaaactttattaaaacatgagtttttttgtttttggtttttttttttgctattgtttttaaagctcatcagctatcgttagtgttagtgtactttatgtgtggcccaagacaattcttcttccagtgtggcacagggaagctaaaagattggacacctctgATTTATACTAGCTCGTCTTGCTTGTTGAAAAATTTGGCCAAATACCTATTGTCAGCATTCTTGGGTGAGGATTAGCCTACCATGTTCTAATCTGGCCCTGCCACTACTATGCTCTACCTTTAGTGAGTTGCTTTACCTCTCTGGGCTGCCCCATTTTTAACTGTAGGTTGACAGGTCTAGAGTGATCCATCCCACCTCTAATATTTTGTGAATTTGTGACTTTGCCTTCAGATGAGGCTGAGCTATACATAAAACAGTATAAACTAGGGTACTGCCTCGTTATCTCTTGTAGGCTCTCtcaaatctctgtaccttccactcAACCCTAATTGAGCCAAGCTTTAGTCAGGGGATCTGGTTGTCTACCAGAATGTCAGGAGACTCATCTTACACAGTCATGGTGGCCAATGTTTCTGGTGGGTTGTGCTGAAACAGCTCTTCTGAGAACTTCCAACCACCCATGCTCTAACCTGGAGACAGCCATCCCCTGCCTCAGAATAAGTACCAATTCGTAGTACATGTATGGTACTCTTGTCCCCAAGAAATGTTAGGAAGCTTGTCAGCTGAATGAGAGGAGGTGCCTTCTGGGTATCTCTGTGTTGGTGTATCTGTGCCACTGGCTACAGAACAAGAAGAATACTATTTGCCATGCTATTACCTTGGCAGATGTGTAGGTGATAGTCATCTGGCTTTGAGCTGAGATGGTCAGTGGGTTGTAAATTCCCCACTAGCAGATATTCAGGGTGGCCTGAGTTATGTAAACAAGTGAGCAACACAGCTTTAATTTCATGGAGGAATCAAAGCTGCACACTGATATTAAAACAACTTGATTTTGCGCACACAGTTGCATGCATGGCAAGCTGTTAACCTCTGGGTGGCATTTTCATTATGAATTTGTTCACCACCTGTCTTGCTTAAGctacaaaataaatgcatttgactgCACAGAAATTTCCTCTGGTTCTTTATTTTCACACATCcaattttttatttcccaaaaaGTTGTACCATGTTTATAATGTCTCCTAACTTCTTGGAGTAGGCAGTGCTGACTGTACCATCTCTGGGATTCTGGTGATCTGAGTCATGCATGAGATTTAGGGATTATTTCGCTAAAAGAAATCCCTTTTCtattgtgtattttaaagaaaatatcattaTTTAAGACTCTAAATAGTAAAAcaaagcatggaatttttttgtaattaaagctactttaacatatttttacaaatagatgctattttcatgaattttttatGCAAGAGAGCAAGAGTATTAAAGAATGCTGagtttgttaactttttttttttttttttttgagagacggagtcttgctctgtcgcccaggctggatggctcactgcagcctcccctcctgggttcaagtgattctcctgcctcagcttcccaagttgctgggactacaggcacgtgccaccacgcctagctaatttttgtattttttagcagagacgggatttcactatatgttggccaggctggtctcgaactcctgaccgcaagtgatctgcctgccttggcctcccaaagtgctgggattgcaggtatgagccaccatgcctggccagagttTAACTTCTAATATGAGTATGattattcataatttatttaatgaaatataaatcaTGGGCTATTATTAAAGTTCACAGCTACTTAAGTGGTATCTTATTTAGAAGTAGATTTATTGATCAGAAGATTGAAAGATACTTAAACGTCAGACAAATACCCATGACTATATCATCATTTTTATGAACTAAATGTTAAGAACTGTGAATGGTCCAAGATTTTGCCCCTTCTGCAAATCAGCTTGCCATAGTCTCATGGGTGCTGCCAGAAGACACAAGAGTCTTGGGTCAGAGACAAAAATCTTCATTACAGCACAGCAGGCCACATATGCTTCATGCTCCTGTTGGTTCCTGAGTTTGTTTCCTACTGCTGTTGTAAcgaattaccacaaatttagtgacttagagcaacacaaatttattctcttacagttctagagtAGACAAGTCTAAAATCAGTTTcagtgggctaaaatcaaggtgttagcacagcagcattccatctgGAGGCTCTCAGGATTAAtcagttttcttgccttttctatcTTCCAGGGGTTGCTCCCACTCTGTGGCTCCTCTTCTTCCACTTTACATCTCTGTCTTTAACCATCCTGCTTCTCTCTTATAAGGacctttgtgattacattgggttaCCTAAAATGATCTCCCCATCTTGAGATCCTTcatttaatcacatctgtaaagtgTGTGCCTTTTGCCACATAAGGCTACATATTGacaggtttcagggattaggatgtggacatgtTTGGGGAACCATTAGCCTGCTAGTCTTCCCTTTGGCCCCAAAGGTTTATATCCATTCTGTATGCACAATACATACACCCCATCCCAATATACTCCACAGTCTCGATTCACTATAGAATCAATTCAAAGTCACATGTATTACCTAAATCTTATCAGCTTAAACGTCCCAAATCTTATTATCTTAACCATCTAATTTCAGTATTAGTGAGATCCTGGGTATGATTCATCCTGGGGAAAAACTCTCCATCTGTGGACCtgtaaaactagaaaataagttattttctcCCAAAATACAATGATGTGACCGACATAAGATACTAGTTACTAATATAGTTGTCTTTCAGTATatgcaggggattggttccaggccCCCTGTATACACCAAAATCCTAGCATACTTAAGTTCCACAGTAGGTCCTGCAGAACCCGTGTATATGAAAATTAGCTCTCCGTATAGGTGGGTTTCGCATCCcaagaatactgtattttcaatccccatttggttgaaaaaaaatctgcatacaaGTGGACACGTGCAGTTCAACcctatgttgttcaaggatcaaccgtattcccattccaaaaaggagaaaatggaaggaaaaaatgaatcATCAGTCCCCAAAATAACAAATCCTTCAAACTGGGAAAACTGTTAAGCTGCAAGGCCTGGAAATAGTCTTTTGTGACTTCTGGCTACATTCTCTGGGCCTGAAGCTCCACTCTTGgaatcatcttttctttttcttgaaaggTACAATGTGTTTGTAGCTGAGTAGTTTTATCAGCCTTTTTTTCTGCATGTAGAATTTTGGGAGTCTGATAGCCTTCATTTATCTTGCCCTCACTCTGTCCATTTCAGTTAAAGTTGTTATCAGTGCCCTGGGTTCTTGTAATCTTCCAGTATAGACATCAAGAGAGATCACCAAACATAggagcaaagagaaagagagagaataggggaagaaaaatagagacagagagaaagaaaaagggaatggGGACTTATCCTATGTAGGAACTTGACTCACCGAGGCACCAGGGCTGAAACAATGGTGCAGGGTGAAACAATGGTGCAGCTGCCTTGGTTTGTGCCTGGTCAGCCATCTCTGTCGTCTGGGCTGTGCCATTTGCTCCCACAGGACCCTAAAATGAGGGTTCTATCTGGAGTGCCATGAGATGTAATCAGCACCCTGGGTTCTTGTAATCTTCCAGGATGGAAATACAGATCACCAGACATAacagcaaagagaaagagaaagctttATTTTAGCTTGTACACAAGGAAGTCAGCACTGCACAAGGAAAAGGGCAGGTTGCTCCCTGAGGGTAGTATGTGAGTCAGTTTTACAGGGCCTTTCCATAGATAAGTGTTTTATCAGGGCATGTATAGGAGGAGTTTCTCTAGCGCTTGGGCAGTGGCTTCACATGTTTCTTTGTACATCACATGTCACAATACATTTTAAATCTCCACCCCTGGTAGTGACTTAGTGacttttagcattaaaatgaggaAGGGGTAGCTATGAGTTGAAGTTTAAGTCTAAGTATGCATATGGGGCCTCAGGGAAGTCCCTAATCCCTTAAAGCAGGAACTTGCGGTTAACAGCTTCTTGGATCTTCTTTTGCTGATTGGCTGGAAGTTAGGTAAGCTACAACTTGAGTAAGgagcttttgttctttttctctaaacCACTCCAAAACAGGAAACGAACCAGCCTGGCTGTCTCAAAGTTGGCAGTGTTTCTGCTGGTATAACATTTTCAAGAACTAGGGTGTCTCCTGGATATATCACAGAAACTTACTACATTAGGCAAGAGGCTCTTCTGTGGATCACTCCTGAATAACCCTATCTCTATTCCTAGTTAGTACTTAAATGGATAAAATGATCCATGAGTCACACTCCTAATTTTTTCAGAGAGCCCCCTGTGTGATTTAatactctttttgtttcttttgagacaataGCAAAGGTTGCCTAGTCACAGTCCTTGGCTTTCTCTCCAGAGCATGCTTTCCTGATGATGAATCTCCTAATTTTAGTGTTTTTGCAATGTAATTGGCTGAGAATTTCCCAAATCATCAATCCCGATTCCTCTTCACTTAAAGTTCTTCcctccatttttctttcctcttgcatTTTACTATCAGCAGCAAGAAGAAACCAGGCCTCATCTTTAACATTTTGCTTGGAAATCCTCTCAGCTAAATATTCAACTTTATTATTTACAGATTTTGCTTTCTACATAATTGCAGGGCACAATTCACCTAAGCTTTCTGCTGCTATGTAACAAGGATCTCCttttctccagtttccaataacatgttcctcatttccattttaattttcatctgcAGTACCTTTAGtgtccatatttctaccaatAGTCTGTTCATGATGATTTAGATAGTtcataagataattttttttttttttgacatggagtctcactctgttgccaggctggagtgcagtggcgtgatctgggctcactgcaacccccgcctcccgggttcaaacgattctcctgcctcagcctcccaagtagctgggactacaggtgcgcaccaccgcacccggccagatatttttttttctatcatgcTCAGCACTTCCCTCTGAGTCCTCACTTAGAGTTGTTCACATCCATATTCCTACTAACAGGCTACTCAAGGCAATCTAGTCAGTTTATATCATGTTCTTCAATATTCTACCAGCCACTGCCCATTGCCAACTCCACATTTttagttgtgttttgtttttttacaacgGCAATAGAAATTAATATAATTCCTCTTGCCTCCAGGTCTCACAGTGTGGAGAAGCAAGGGCTCAAGGAGATGCTGTGCACACAGTGGGTTGGCATCATGGCTGAGGAACCCTGAGCTTAGGGGAACCCTGTGTTTTGACAATGGGTTGCAAGCAAACCTCCCTGGCCTTTACCTCAGAAGGGGATATTATCTTTGTTATGCTGGATAGTAAATAAACCTGCTCTGTGCTCCAGAGGGAGACACTATCTCCATCTTCCAAGGCTGTTCACTTTGCAAACATTGTTGAATAGACAGCTGAGACAAAGGCTGTCAGTTTTCCCCTGCTCACTATACATGCAGAAACCTGAGAGGCCCTTGGAAACTGCCTCCCAAACCTAAAATGATCAAAGAGTATATTGTATAAGTCACTGGGGATTTTTGAAAAAGAGGCAACTTTGAAGAAGTTGTGAAAAGAATGcaggtgattttttaaatgcctgaatTTCTCTTTTAGAGATATACAACCACCTCAGGTTAAATTCAATGGATTTTTTCCCTTCTGAAAGCTGCCAAGACTTTgccaaaatatatattgtgtatgtgAGCTATTTTATTACCTACTGAAAAATTGTCTATTATTGGTAGAACAATAATCCATCCTGTCACCCAGAAAAGATGTGTAGTAGAAATAGAAAGTCtttatgtctaggccaggctttTAGACATATTGAGAGAGGCGACTTCAGGCAGCCTGTGATCAGAGGTGTTGAGTTGGCAGCTTGTGCTGATTCTTGAGGCAGATGTGTGTGAGTGGCACAGAGAAAATATTCTTGTCTTTCTATGGAGTTGGAgcttttgaataaattttgcagaaaacttgGGATCCTCAGCTAAGAACAATCCTTGGGAAGTTCATCTACAACTGTATACCTAGTGAGAGGTCTCCAGAGAAATACGCCTGCCTTGGGAAGAATGTGTGtacattttaaggaaaaatagtTCATAAAATCCATACTGGAGAGAGAGGTATTTACATTTCTAGGATCTTTTCCACCTGTTCTCTATGGAGTAAAGTTTTTTCTTCCTCATGTTTTGCCTCTTTATCCTGTATATAAACAGAGAAACTCTGTTTTTCTCCATCCCTCGTCTAGGATACAGATGTTGTATGTATAGGAGATTTTAACCTAGTTTGTAATGTTACTTCAGGGGTAGAATTGGGACGTGAGGGACCATGTGGTTATGGATggcttttaaaatgaataatgagAATCTGAACCTGCCCAGATAACCTTGGGTATACATTtatgataaaattaataaagacaaatgttaaaaatttaacaCAAATGTTGTTCGACTTCATTCCAAAAACACCTCATTAGATAGCAGAATAGTGTCAAGTGTCAGTGTAGTACAAGTTGGCCCACATAGTACCCATGGACCCTATGACCTACCAGTGTGAGTTTGAAAGCACCAGCCTTTGACTTCAAGTGAAATGTATGCGAATGACTtgcattaaagaaataataaattcagaGATAATTATGATAACAACAGTGTCATAGGTTGTGTTCCATAAAAGCCTGAAAAGATTTATTGTAGGTGAGCTATAAGAAGGGGAATGATGGAAGCAGTTAGAGCAGGGGAAAAGCCACCAAGAATGTCATCTCAGCTGCAGACTGGCCACATTCTGATCTCACAGGAAGTTCTGGGGCACAAATTGCACTACAGAATCAGTCCCATCCTGAGGCAGGGGCATGATCTTTTGTTGCCCCAAGCCAGTCAGGGTAAGATGGCTTCTGCTTTGATCAAGGGTAATTCTTGAGAGAAGAAGGTGCTGGTTAACATCCCTAGCAGCTGGGAACAGGCATTGGCTAGTAAAGGACCCTGTGTGGGCACTAGCAGCATGCATTACAAATAATAACAGGTGACATTTATTAGGCACTAAGCTGCCCCTGtcctaaattaatttttgtaagcCTACTATGAGAACTTTCAACAGAGAGGTCTAAGTGATCCTTTAAATATCATAAGTCGGGTTACTTCTCTGTTCAAAATccttcaatggcttcccattTCATGCAGTGAAAAAGCCACAGTCCTTATGATGACCTGAAAGCTCTACGTGATCTATGTCCTACTCTCCTGCCCATCACAGAAGGAGCCCTTCCAATaacttttatatgtgtgtgtgtggtggggtagGGCAGGGTGGTCTTAGTAAGCCAAGAGTCATTACATCTGGGATGAGCCCTTTTCCTGAATAGATACGAGCCCACTCCTTTCAGGGCACTGTGTTGTCAGCTCACAAGCTTACGATTGTGGCTTTaagtttcctctttatttttgtcaCCTGGAAACTTCACTTTCCTTCATGCTTAGCTCTATAttacttttgttgttgtattttatcCAACATtactaaaagttttatttaagagGGATTCGAATTATCTCAGTTCACTGTGTTTCCAGAACTGGAAACATGTTATTTATTCAGTATTAGAATACCTGTTTGATccttcttaaaaatgtatttagtatATTTCTCTGGTGAAAATCTTTGTCTTTTCATCTATTTTGACCATCGTTTCCTCTAAGCTCTTAAAATATTGCAATTAAttagtttatagtttttataaaaagactCTACTAACTCTAATGCCTAAATAATCTGTGGATTTGCATCTATTGTTTAATGTTTCTTATTCTTATATTATTAATCATATGGTCTTGACATTTCACATGTCtagacattttttattatttggcaGACATTGTATATGAAAAATCCATTGATACAACATGGGAAATTATCTTCCATGAGAGATGTATTCCTCTTTCCTCTGTTAAGTAGATAGGGCTAGAGGCTGATTATCTCAGTCGAATCAGGCATTGAAGTGGGTCAGGActgaattgcatttttaaaataactttgagatataattgacaaaataatttttacatatttgaagtgcacaatttaatacattttgacaCAGTATACAGTCaagaaaccatcaccacaatcaagataataaacATGTCCATCATCCATAAAAATTATGATGCCCTTTTAtaatccctccctcccatccctttcTCTGAAACTACAGATCTGCTTTGCATTACAACAGATCAGTCCATATTTTCATGGTatttatataagtgaaatcatgcagtacaTACTCTGttttgcctggcttctttcattcagcgtaattattttgagattcgtccatgttgttgtgtgtatcaatagttcattcttttcattgctgagtagtgttTCATTGTGTGGCTATACATACCATAATTtgcttatctatttatttgttgatggatatttgggttacttataattttggctattgtaaataaatattttctatgaatatttgctgtaaatattcatttataagTCTTCATGTGAACATGTGCTtctatttgtttaagttcctagAAGAGGAAtgtctgggtcatatggtaggtaggcatttgtctttttaagaaactgctaaacagttttccaaaatggttgtatgATTTTAACTTTCTCATAGTGTATGTGAATTCTGGTTGCTCCACTTCCTTTGCAACATATTGTAACATCAGTCTTTTAAATTGTATTCATTCTAATATGCATGTGTAGTAGTATGTCATTTTtcaattgcatttctctaatggtattcagcattttttcatatgcttatttttcatCAGTACATCTTTAGCGAAGTGCCTTTCAAGTCTTTGTCCCATTGTTTTATTAGggaatttgttttattattgttttgagagttctttatattctgtaaatataagTTATTTATCAGATATAGGATCTGCAAATAGTTTCTCTCAgtttgtgggttgtcttttcatatccttaaCAGTGTCTTCAAAGGACAGAAATTCTTCATTTTGGTGAACTCTaatccataatttttaaatagatatcatgcttttagtgtcatatgaaagaaatctttgccaaacccaaggtcatAAAGGTATAatcctatgctttttttttctagaagttttatagtttcagattttCATTAAGGTtcgtgattcattttgagtttttttcttaaacatgGTGTGAGATCACCATGATCTTTTTAATGAGAGATCAAaaaagatcctttttttttttttttttgcttatggatATCTAATCGTTCCAGCATGGTTTGGTGAAAAGATCCTTTCTCCAGTGTATTGcctctgcaactttactgaaaatCAGTTGTCTATATATGtgttggctttattta
This DNA window, taken from Pan paniscus chromosome 5, NHGRI_mPanPan1-v2.0_pri, whole genome shotgun sequence, encodes the following:
- the MRAP2 gene encoding melanocortin-2 receptor accessory protein 2 isoform X4, with protein sequence MSAQRLISNRTSQQSASNSDYTWEYEYYEIGPVSFEGLKAHKYSIVIGFWVGLAVFVIFMFFVLTLLTKTGAPHQEKHSCVMEEQPHTAGLLGLLSHSAGATGRHETSINICKMNIGSVWKGGTTRSREGTSRSNAESSEKRFRMNSFVSDFGRPLEPDKVFSRQGNEESRSLFHCYINEVERLDRAKACHQTTALDSDVQLQEAIRSSGQPEEELNRLMKFDIPNFVNTDQNSFGEDDLLISEPPIVLETKPLSQTSHKDLD
- the MRAP2 gene encoding melanocortin-2 receptor accessory protein 2 isoform X1, translating into MSAQRLISNRTSQQSASNSDYTWEYEYYEIGPVSFEGLKAHKYSIVIGFWVGLAVFVIFMFFVLTLLTKTGAPHQDNAESSEKRFRMNSFVSDFGRPLEPDKVFSRQGNEESRSLFHCYINEVERLDRAKACHQTTALDSDVQLQEAIRSSGQPEEELNRLMKFDIPNFVNTDQNSFGEDDLLISEPPIVLETKPLSQTSHKDLD
- the MRAP2 gene encoding melanocortin-2 receptor accessory protein 2 isoform X3, whose product is MNSFVSDFGRPLEPDKVFSRQGNEESRSLFHCYINEVERLDRAKACHQTTALDSDVQLQEAIRSSGQPEEELNRLMKFDIPNFVNTDQNSFGEDDLLISEPPIVLETKPLSQTSHKDLD